A window from Deltaproteobacteria bacterium encodes these proteins:
- a CDS encoding FtsQ-type POTRA domain-containing protein has product MTRRRDSDSLPRPLAIALALVAVAFVGLWAKHHGFLELGALRDALRAERFALRQIDFVGASSLDPEALWRSVGIPAGTPLVDVDPDAVASALAAHPRIARVRVARLLPGRLVIGISERVPVALDMTSGLGLAEDGARFPLEAGEADLLPQVSGEARRALPVIAAARARGVELATVDAPRSRAVRVRAVGRPTVLVLGRDQDAGLADWTQLAGSGLVESTGAREVDLRFRGNPVLRGFPKATGGGNGETR; this is encoded by the coding sequence ATGACGCGACGGCGTGACTCGGACTCACTGCCCCGACCGCTCGCGATCGCGCTCGCGCTCGTGGCGGTCGCCTTCGTCGGGCTCTGGGCGAAGCACCATGGCTTCCTCGAGCTCGGCGCGCTGCGCGACGCGCTCCGGGCCGAGCGCTTCGCGCTGCGCCAGATCGACTTCGTGGGCGCCTCGTCGCTCGACCCCGAAGCGCTGTGGCGCTCGGTCGGAATTCCCGCCGGCACGCCGCTCGTCGACGTCGATCCCGACGCCGTGGCGAGCGCGCTGGCCGCGCATCCGCGGATCGCGCGCGTGCGGGTCGCGCGGCTGCTGCCGGGCCGGCTCGTGATCGGGATCTCCGAGCGCGTGCCGGTCGCGCTCGACATGACCTCCGGCCTCGGGCTCGCGGAGGACGGGGCGCGCTTCCCGCTCGAGGCCGGCGAGGCAGACCTGCTGCCGCAGGTCTCGGGCGAGGCGCGCCGCGCGCTGCCCGTGATCGCCGCGGCGCGCGCGCGCGGCGTGGAGCTCGCGACGGTGGATGCACCTCGGTCGCGAGCGGTGCGCGTGCGCGCGGTTGGCCGGCCGACGGTGCTCGTGCTCGGGCGGGATCAGGACGCTGGGCTCGCGGATTGGACGCAGCTCGCGGGCTCCGGCCTGGTCGAGAGCACGGGCGCGCGCGAAGTGGATCTGCGGTTCCGGGGCAATCCGGTGCTGCGGGGCTTTCCGAAAGCGACAGGGGGTGGAAATGGCGAAACACGATGA
- the murB gene encoding UDP-N-acetylmuramate dehydrogenase, with protein sequence MSSSSWAPATSAGSPANSWRQTEGALSLDPKIRAELEALLPGRVAADEPLSLWTSLRVGGPADALVRIDTREQLVRLLELCRSRSLPCSILGGGFNLLVRDGGLRGVVVRLAGLRGIELEEDGRVRAEAGASHTQVTRFCAEHARAGLEFGVGIPGSVGGWIAMNAGIRGREMKDVVACIELYEPEGSAIVVRDRDELVFRYRATELPPGAVVLSATFHTQPGDPVEIRERQRTLLAQRRATQPIDQPSCGSVFENPPGDFAGRLIEAAGLKGACEGAAQISELHANFIVNRGGASAAEVLRLIERARETVGARFGVQLETEVRICGEDS encoded by the coding sequence ATCTCGTCTTCTTCATGGGCGCCGGCGACATCGGCCGGCTCGCCGGCGAATTCCTGGCGCCAGACGGAGGGGGCCCTGTCGCTTGACCCGAAGATCCGAGCCGAGCTCGAAGCGCTTCTGCCCGGGCGTGTCGCCGCGGACGAGCCGCTCTCGCTCTGGACCTCGCTTCGCGTGGGCGGCCCCGCGGACGCGCTGGTTCGCATCGACACGCGGGAGCAGCTCGTGCGCCTGCTCGAGCTGTGTCGCTCGCGCTCCCTTCCGTGCTCGATCCTCGGCGGCGGCTTCAACCTTCTGGTTCGCGACGGCGGCTTGCGCGGCGTGGTCGTGCGCCTCGCCGGCCTGCGCGGGATCGAGCTCGAGGAAGACGGACGGGTCCGCGCCGAGGCCGGCGCGAGCCACACCCAGGTCACTCGCTTCTGCGCCGAGCACGCGCGCGCGGGTCTCGAGTTCGGCGTCGGCATTCCCGGAAGCGTCGGGGGTTGGATCGCGATGAACGCCGGAATCCGAGGCCGGGAGATGAAGGACGTCGTGGCCTGCATCGAGCTCTACGAGCCCGAAGGCTCCGCGATCGTCGTGCGAGATCGCGACGAGCTGGTGTTCCGCTACCGCGCGACCGAGCTGCCGCCCGGTGCGGTCGTCCTGTCGGCGACGTTCCACACGCAGCCCGGCGATCCCGTCGAGATCCGCGAGCGCCAGAGGACCCTCCTGGCGCAGCGCCGCGCGACGCAGCCGATCGACCAGCCTTCCTGCGGGTCGGTATTCGAGAACCCGCCCGGCGACTTCGCCGGCCGGCTGATCGAGGCCGCGGGGTTGAAGGGCGCGTGCGAAGGCGCGGCGCAGATCTCGGAGCTGCACGCGAACTTCATCGTGAACCGCGGCGGCGCGAGCGCGGCGGAGGTGCTGCGGCTGATCGAGCGGGCCCGAGAGACGGTGGGGGCGCGCTTCGGCGTCCAGCTCGAGACAGAGGTCCGGATCTGCGGAGAGGACTCATGA